One Mycolicibacterium goodii genomic region harbors:
- a CDS encoding OFA family MFS transporter → MSSALANYREITDANNRVYRVGESDREILGRSRAWMVWLPWLAMMAVSVYEYGYGAAEEAIRAAHGWSMSETFWLLAIWALFQAGIAFPAGKLREKGIVSARAAMLIGAVLSALGFVTLTQGNLFVAYLGFAVCGGIGAGLVYATCINMVGKWYPERRGGKTGFVNGGFAYGAVPFIFIFSYALHPSTYVWVLDLVGAYMLVVIVICGMLFRDPPKNWWPESVDPLQWANSKSGAKSLLKNPPAVRQYTPMEAIKTGMLPLMWLSLGISAGVSLFGSSYMVPFAKELGFGPLIAASSAGVLSVINGTGRGATGWVSDRLGRKLTLILVLLVSAVALVGLLYAGQAHNEVLFLFFAFLVGFGGGAFYPMFASLTPDYFGENNNASNYGLVYSSKLLGSVVGIGVGASVIDSWGYAGAYWLAAASALVSAGIAVFLHQPGRRNGAAVVPDSTKTTSLASAD, encoded by the coding sequence ATGTCTTCAGCGCTCGCAAATTACCGCGAGATAACTGACGCGAACAACCGCGTCTACCGCGTCGGGGAATCCGACCGCGAAATCCTCGGACGCTCAAGGGCCTGGATGGTCTGGCTGCCGTGGCTCGCCATGATGGCGGTCAGTGTGTACGAGTACGGCTACGGCGCCGCCGAGGAGGCGATCCGGGCCGCACATGGATGGAGCATGTCCGAGACGTTCTGGCTGCTCGCCATCTGGGCCCTGTTCCAGGCCGGCATCGCGTTCCCCGCCGGGAAGCTCCGGGAAAAGGGGATCGTGTCCGCACGCGCCGCGATGTTGATCGGCGCCGTCCTGTCCGCACTCGGGTTCGTCACCCTCACCCAGGGCAACCTGTTCGTCGCATACCTGGGCTTCGCGGTCTGTGGCGGTATCGGCGCCGGGCTGGTGTACGCGACGTGTATCAACATGGTCGGCAAGTGGTACCCCGAGCGCCGTGGCGGCAAAACCGGCTTCGTCAACGGCGGATTCGCCTACGGCGCAGTGCCTTTCATCTTCATCTTCAGCTACGCGCTACATCCGAGCACCTATGTGTGGGTTCTCGACCTCGTCGGCGCGTACATGCTGGTCGTCATCGTCATCTGCGGCATGCTGTTCCGTGACCCGCCGAAGAACTGGTGGCCCGAGTCCGTCGACCCGCTGCAATGGGCCAACAGCAAGTCCGGGGCCAAGAGCCTGCTCAAGAACCCGCCCGCCGTCCGGCAGTACACCCCGATGGAGGCGATCAAGACCGGCATGCTGCCGCTGATGTGGCTGTCGTTGGGCATCAGCGCAGGCGTCTCACTGTTCGGAAGCAGCTACATGGTGCCGTTCGCCAAGGAACTCGGCTTCGGACCGCTGATCGCGGCGTCGTCGGCGGGTGTGCTCTCGGTCATCAACGGCACGGGCCGCGGCGCGACCGGCTGGGTGTCGGACCGGCTCGGCCGGAAGTTGACGCTGATCCTGGTGTTGCTGGTATCGGCGGTCGCGCTGGTCGGCCTGCTCTACGCCGGCCAGGCGCACAACGAGGTGCTGTTCCTGTTCTTCGCGTTCCTCGTCGGATTCGGTGGTGGCGCGTTCTACCCGATGTTCGCGTCGCTCACCCCGGATTACTTCGGCGAGAACAACAACGCCAGCAACTACGGGCTCGTGTACAGCTCGAAGCTGCTCGGTTCGGTCGTCGGTATCGGCGTGGGGGCCAGCGTGATCGACAGCTGGGGATACGCCGGTGCGTACTGGCTCGCCGCGGCCAGTGCATTGGTATCCGCCGGTATCGCGGTGTTCCTGCACCAACCCGGTCGGCGCAACGGCGCAGCGGTGGTGCCCGATTCGACGAAGACGACCTCGCTGGCGTCGGCGGATTGA
- the fdhD gene encoding formate dehydrogenase accessory sulfurtransferase FdhD, translating into MGRVTNRYRVVRLAESGATERPDTLAAEEPLEIRVAGRPLTVTMRTPGNDFDLARGFLVSEGVVARAGDIVAIRYCAGATRDGSNTYNVLDVLLADGVTTPDPSLERNFYTTSSCGVCGKASLEAVRTVSSFTVGDDQVRLSAATIVTMPDTLRAAQRVFDRTGGLHAAALFDVEGELLCAREDVGRHNAVDKVIGWALDSDRLPLRGAVLMVSGRASFELVQKAVMAGIPALAAVSAPSSLAVDLAREMGLTLVGFLRGETMNIYSGAERISDDRYATV; encoded by the coding sequence ATGGGCCGCGTGACGAACAGATACCGGGTGGTGCGACTCGCAGAGAGCGGTGCGACGGAGCGACCCGACACCCTTGCCGCGGAGGAACCGCTCGAGATCCGTGTGGCCGGACGTCCGCTCACGGTCACGATGCGCACGCCAGGAAACGATTTCGACCTCGCGCGGGGATTTCTGGTCAGCGAGGGTGTGGTGGCGCGGGCCGGCGACATCGTCGCGATCCGGTACTGCGCCGGTGCGACGCGCGACGGTTCCAACACCTACAACGTCCTCGACGTCCTGCTCGCCGACGGCGTCACGACGCCCGACCCGTCGCTGGAACGCAACTTCTACACGACGTCCTCGTGCGGCGTGTGCGGCAAGGCCAGCCTTGAGGCCGTTCGCACCGTCAGCTCCTTCACCGTCGGCGACGACCAGGTCCGGTTGTCCGCAGCCACGATCGTCACGATGCCGGACACGCTCCGGGCCGCCCAGCGCGTGTTCGACCGCACCGGCGGGTTGCACGCCGCGGCCCTGTTCGACGTCGAAGGGGAACTGCTGTGCGCGCGTGAGGATGTCGGACGGCACAACGCGGTCGACAAGGTGATCGGATGGGCGCTCGACAGCGACCGGCTCCCGCTGCGCGGTGCGGTTCTGATGGTCAGCGGGCGTGCGTCTTTCGAGCTCGTGCAGAAGGCAGTGATGGCGGGGATCCCGGCACTGGCCGCCGTCTCGGCACCGTCGTCACTCGCGGTGGATCTGGCCAGGGAAATGGGTCTGACCCTGGTGGGTTTCCTGCGGGGCGAGACGATGAACATCTATTCCGGTGCCGAGCGGATCTCAGACGACCGCTACGCGACCGTCTGA
- the roxY gene encoding GntR family transcriptional regulator RoxY: MSRPYPAGKRKKASPSNRLGDAAPRVVRPAPLRQAVYDAIIEMIIQGTLQRGQHLVEAELAEYLGVSRQPVREALQRLQADGWIELRPAQGAFVHVPSEEEVDQLLGVRTVLETYSAALAAERATPEDVNRLWELQQDGLNALAANDSEGLVEANAALHAAITELAGNQVLADHISLVERKWRWYYLPIARPRGHDAWSEHADLIKAIASHDVDQATDIMRRHTERTRQTYHEERMAKATQA; the protein is encoded by the coding sequence ATGTCCCGTCCGTATCCCGCCGGCAAACGCAAGAAGGCGTCGCCGTCCAACAGGTTGGGGGACGCCGCACCTCGCGTGGTACGCCCCGCTCCGCTGCGTCAAGCCGTGTACGACGCGATCATCGAGATGATCATCCAGGGCACCCTGCAGCGCGGCCAGCACCTGGTCGAGGCCGAGCTGGCCGAGTACCTCGGGGTCAGCCGCCAACCCGTCCGCGAGGCGCTGCAGCGGCTGCAGGCCGACGGCTGGATCGAGCTGCGCCCCGCGCAGGGCGCCTTCGTCCACGTCCCCTCCGAGGAGGAAGTCGACCAACTGCTCGGCGTACGAACGGTCCTCGAGACCTATTCGGCCGCCCTGGCCGCCGAACGCGCGACCCCCGAGGACGTGAACCGGCTGTGGGAGCTGCAGCAGGACGGCCTCAACGCGCTTGCCGCCAACGACTCCGAAGGTCTGGTCGAGGCCAACGCCGCATTGCACGCCGCGATCACCGAACTCGCAGGCAACCAGGTGCTCGCCGACCACATCAGCCTCGTCGAACGCAAGTGGCGCTGGTACTACCTGCCGATCGCGCGGCCGCGGGGGCACGACGCGTGGTCCGAACACGCCGACTTGATCAAGGCGATCGCGTCCCACGACGTGGATCAGGCGACCGACATCATGCGGCGGCACACCGAACGGACGCGGCAGACCTATCACGAAGAGCGGATGGCCAAGGCCACGCAGGCCTGA
- the frc gene encoding formyl-CoA transferase — translation MDMAETRPVNDDPAVPKNVGGKALSGVRVLDMTHVQSGPSATQLLAWLGADVIKLEAPKTGDITRSQLRDMPGVDSLYFTMLNCNKRSITVNMKTDAGKQIFIDLVSRVDILVENFGPGVVDRFGFPWERLQNINPRLIYASIKGFGPGKYANFKAYEVIAQAMGGSMATTGFEHAPPTVTGAQIGDSGTGIHLVAGVLAALYQRTNTGRGQRVEVAMQEAVLNLCRVKLRDQQRLTHGPLAEYPNDNFTDEVPRAGNASGGGQPGWAVRTKGGGPNDYIYIIVQPQVWAPLATLIGRPELADHPDWARPENRLNKLDKMFALIEDWSEQHSKWEALEALNALNVPCGPVLGTKELIEDETLAELGAVVEVEHPERGSFKTVGSPLRLSDSPVEIVRSPLLGEHTDAICAELGYSPEQLELFRVSGAI, via the coding sequence ATGGACATGGCCGAGACCCGACCTGTGAACGACGACCCCGCGGTGCCGAAAAACGTTGGTGGAAAGGCGTTGTCCGGAGTTCGGGTGCTGGACATGACGCATGTGCAGTCCGGCCCGTCGGCAACGCAGCTGCTGGCGTGGCTAGGCGCCGACGTCATCAAGCTCGAGGCACCCAAAACCGGGGACATCACCCGCAGCCAGCTGCGCGACATGCCTGGCGTCGACAGCCTGTATTTCACGATGCTCAACTGCAACAAGCGCAGCATCACGGTGAACATGAAGACCGACGCCGGCAAGCAGATCTTCATCGACCTGGTGTCACGCGTGGACATCCTGGTGGAGAACTTCGGGCCCGGCGTCGTCGACCGCTTCGGTTTCCCGTGGGAGCGGTTGCAGAACATCAATCCGAGGCTGATCTACGCCTCGATCAAGGGCTTCGGTCCGGGCAAGTACGCCAACTTCAAGGCGTACGAGGTCATCGCACAGGCCATGGGCGGTTCGATGGCGACCACCGGTTTCGAACATGCGCCCCCGACGGTCACCGGCGCACAGATCGGTGATTCGGGAACCGGCATCCACCTGGTCGCGGGGGTGCTCGCCGCGCTGTACCAACGCACCAACACCGGACGCGGACAACGCGTCGAGGTCGCGATGCAGGAGGCCGTGCTCAATCTCTGCCGCGTGAAACTCCGTGATCAGCAACGGCTCACGCACGGGCCGTTGGCCGAATACCCCAATGACAACTTCACCGATGAGGTGCCGCGCGCCGGCAACGCCTCCGGCGGCGGGCAGCCCGGGTGGGCGGTGCGGACCAAGGGCGGCGGGCCGAATGACTACATCTACATCATCGTCCAGCCGCAGGTCTGGGCTCCGCTGGCCACGCTGATCGGCCGTCCCGAGCTCGCCGACCACCCGGACTGGGCACGTCCTGAGAACCGGCTGAACAAGCTGGACAAGATGTTCGCGCTGATCGAGGACTGGTCGGAGCAGCACTCCAAGTGGGAGGCGCTGGAGGCGCTCAACGCGCTGAACGTCCCGTGCGGACCCGTGCTCGGCACCAAGGAACTCATCGAGGACGAGACGTTGGCCGAACTCGGCGCGGTCGTCGAGGTCGAGCACCCGGAGCGGGGCTCGTTCAAGACCGTCGGATCTCCGCTGCGTCTCTCGGATTCCCCGGTGGAGATCGTCCGCTCGCCGCTGCTCGGTGAACACACCGATGCGATCTGCGCCGAGCTGGGCTATTCGCCGGAACAACTTGAGCTCTTCCGGGTTTCCGGAGCCATCTGA
- a CDS encoding OFA family MFS transporter encodes MTASSQPTYREVVDDNGRVYRIGETDRDILGRSRAWMVWLPWISMMAISSSEYAFTSAEDTLADAHGWHGAHIFWLLGVWVFFQAAVAFPAGKLRESGKLSARGAMMLGAVGSLMGYVSLAYSPNVFFAYLGFGFFGGGAAGFVYATCVNMVGKWYPERKGGKTGFVNGGFAYGSVPFIFIFTSYMDVANYQGILFAVGVFLAGLVAVSGFFFKDPPKNWWPPHVDPLGAASDPRIARSLRKNPPAVKQFTPMEAIKTGILPLMWFVLLCTAGINIFGIAMQVPFGKEMGFAGGIVALAMSLKAIINGTGRGVIGWISDRFGRRDTLILVCLVLGLAQYAVYFSGSIGNMPLFLLASMVSGFGGGAIFPLFAAMTADYFGENNNATNYGLVYSSKVISGLVGAGMGSVVVSTWGYGTAFIIAGSVGIVCAFLTLLLKQPKLPKSERLAASTPSRHTRQEKEASLAAD; translated from the coding sequence ATGACCGCATCATCTCAGCCGACCTACCGCGAGGTAGTCGACGACAACGGCAGGGTGTACCGGATCGGTGAGACCGACCGCGACATCCTCGGACGCTCCCGGGCCTGGATGGTCTGGTTGCCGTGGATCTCCATGATGGCCATCAGCTCCTCCGAGTACGCCTTCACGTCGGCCGAGGACACGCTGGCCGACGCGCACGGCTGGCACGGCGCCCACATCTTCTGGCTGCTCGGCGTCTGGGTCTTCTTCCAGGCCGCGGTCGCCTTCCCGGCAGGCAAGCTTCGCGAGAGCGGCAAGCTGTCGGCCCGGGGGGCCATGATGCTCGGTGCGGTGGGATCGCTGATGGGCTACGTGTCGCTGGCGTACTCGCCGAACGTCTTCTTCGCCTACCTGGGCTTCGGGTTCTTCGGTGGCGGCGCGGCCGGCTTCGTGTACGCAACCTGCGTGAACATGGTGGGCAAGTGGTACCCCGAACGCAAAGGCGGCAAGACCGGCTTCGTCAACGGCGGATTCGCCTACGGTTCGGTGCCCTTCATCTTCATCTTCACCTCCTACATGGACGTGGCCAACTACCAGGGCATCCTGTTCGCGGTGGGCGTCTTCCTGGCCGGCCTGGTGGCCGTCAGCGGCTTCTTCTTCAAAGACCCGCCGAAGAACTGGTGGCCGCCGCATGTCGACCCGTTGGGTGCCGCGTCCGATCCGCGCATCGCACGGTCCCTGCGCAAGAATCCGCCTGCCGTCAAGCAGTTCACGCCGATGGAGGCCATCAAGACCGGCATCCTGCCCCTGATGTGGTTTGTCCTGCTCTGCACGGCAGGCATCAACATCTTCGGCATTGCCATGCAGGTGCCCTTCGGCAAGGAGATGGGCTTCGCCGGCGGCATCGTGGCACTGGCGATGAGCCTCAAGGCCATCATCAACGGCACCGGCCGCGGCGTGATCGGGTGGATCTCCGATCGCTTCGGTCGCCGGGACACATTGATCCTCGTGTGCCTGGTACTCGGACTGGCGCAGTACGCGGTGTACTTCTCGGGATCCATCGGCAACATGCCGCTGTTCCTGCTGGCCTCGATGGTCTCCGGCTTCGGTGGCGGCGCGATCTTCCCGCTGTTCGCCGCGATGACGGCCGACTACTTCGGGGAGAACAACAACGCCACCAACTACGGCCTGGTGTACAGCTCGAAGGTGATCTCGGGTCTGGTCGGCGCCGGTATGGGTTCGGTCGTGGTCAGTACGTGGGGCTACGGTACGGCGTTCATCATCGCCGGCTCGGTGGGCATCGTGTGCGCCTTCCTGACCCTGCTGCTGAAGCAGCCGAAGCTGCCGAAGTCGGAGCGGTTGGCCGCATCGACTCCGTCACGGCACACCAGGCAGGAGAAGGAGGCGTCGCTCGCGGCCGATTAA